A part of Winslowiella toletana genomic DNA contains:
- a CDS encoding class II aldolase gives MPLVNGKILLDRIREKRVLAGAFNTTNLETTISILNAIERSGLPNFIQIAPTNALLSGYDYIYEIVKRHADKMDVPVSLHLDHGKTLDDVKQAVRAGFTSVMIDGAEFSFEENIAFTREAVDFCKSFGVPVEAELGAILGKEDDHVSEADCKTEPEKVKAFVERTGCDMLAVSVGNVHGLEDIPRIDIPLLKRIAGISPVPLVIHGGSGIDEETLRSFVNYNVVKVNIASDLRKAFITSVGKAYVKNNNEANLARVMASAKSAVEDDVYSKILMMNKDHQYIRQAS, from the coding sequence ATGCCTTTAGTTAATGGAAAAATCCTGCTCGACCGTATTCGCGAAAAACGCGTACTGGCCGGTGCGTTTAATACGACTAATCTTGAAACGACCATTTCTATTTTAAATGCTATTGAGCGTTCAGGCTTGCCGAATTTTATTCAGATTGCGCCAACCAATGCGTTATTATCCGGTTATGATTATATTTACGAAATCGTCAAACGTCATGCTGATAAAATGGATGTGCCGGTGAGTTTGCATCTTGATCATGGCAAAACACTGGATGATGTGAAACAGGCCGTACGTGCCGGATTTACGTCGGTGATGATTGATGGTGCTGAGTTTTCTTTTGAAGAGAATATTGCTTTTACCCGTGAGGCCGTCGATTTTTGTAAATCGTTTGGTGTGCCGGTTGAAGCAGAGCTGGGCGCTATTCTTGGTAAAGAAGATGATCATGTCAGTGAAGCGGATTGTAAAACCGAACCGGAAAAGGTGAAGGCGTTTGTCGAAAGAACCGGCTGCGATATGCTTGCTGTCTCGGTGGGCAATGTTCATGGCCTGGAAGATATTCCGCGGATCGATATTCCACTGCTTAAGCGTATTGCCGGGATTTCACCGGTGCCGCTGGTGATCCATGGCGGTTCCGGGATTGATGAAGAAACGCTGCGCAGCTTCGTTAATTACAATGTGGTGAAAGTAAATATTGCCAGTGATCTGCGCAAAGCGTTTATCACCTCGGTAGGCAAAGCTTATGTTAAAAATAATAACGAGGCCAATCTGGCGCGTGTGATGGCCAGTGCAAAAAGCGCAGTGGAAGATGATGTGTATAGCAAAATTCTGATGATGAATAAAGATCATCAATATATTCGCCAGGCATCCTGA
- a CDS encoding HPr family phosphocarrier protein, with product MIRQSVKVMNSTGLHARPAASLAKIVKKYDSSLILINNGKEIQIKGMMSILGAGVKGNAMIDLICDGQDEHQLMDELKTAFASGFGEKE from the coding sequence ATGATCAGACAAAGTGTCAAAGTAATGAACAGCACGGGGTTACACGCCCGGCCAGCGGCCTCTTTAGCAAAAATAGTGAAGAAGTATGATTCCTCGCTGATTCTGATCAATAACGGCAAGGAAATTCAGATTAAAGGGATGATGAGCATTTTAGGCGCTGGAGTAAAAGGAAATGCGATGATTGACCTGATTTGCGATGGTCAGGATGAGCATCAATTAATGGATGAGCTGAAAACTGCTTTTGCCAGTGGCTTTGGCGAAAAAGAGTAG
- a CDS encoding type II toxin-antitoxin system CcdA family antitoxin: MSATEHHHKTTTGMKMEHAGSHPVAQEDAERWKQDNHQAMQELNRITDEYGLLSDSDKSF; encoded by the coding sequence ATGTCGGCAACAGAACATCATCATAAAACGACTACTGGCATGAAAATGGAGCATGCTGGTAGCCACCCAGTTGCTCAGGAAGACGCCGAACGCTGGAAACAGGATAACCATCAGGCAATGCAGGAACTCAACCGCATTACTGACGAATACGGCTTACTATCAGACAGCGACAAGTCTTTTTAA
- a CDS encoding Fic family protein has protein sequence MSRTSGKFIVTQSHDEAVNAFVPAPLPPASPVLDPASYVELNEKAEKALARLSGISGLVASSEWLVYSAIRKEALLTSQLEGTQATLTDIFDEEAGLAVTNVDDVEEVTNYLQAFKFARGHLSSEKGLPVCVRLLKEAHQVLLSGARGATKQPGEVRATQNWIGGTRPGNAAYVPPPADLVGELLSDLEKFIHEPNPSLPPLVRIALVHAQFETIHPFLDGNGRIGRLLIAMLLEEWKLLREPLLYVSGYLKQHQAHYYHCLTEVRSNGNWEQWVEFFLEAVQLSAEEAEQSIIRIATLIADDRKKALAMPTTSLHTMRLFEFLPTMPKLTVDRAVELLNVSFPTANAAVQGLVTAGILRETTGKTRGRSYVYHDYVEILRND, from the coding sequence ATGAGTCGTACTTCCGGAAAATTTATCGTGACTCAAAGTCATGACGAGGCGGTCAATGCGTTTGTTCCCGCTCCCTTACCACCAGCATCCCCTGTTCTGGATCCGGCTTCGTATGTGGAGCTGAATGAAAAAGCAGAAAAGGCGCTGGCAAGATTATCTGGTATATCGGGACTTGTGGCTTCCAGTGAATGGCTCGTTTATAGCGCCATACGTAAGGAAGCATTGCTGACTTCCCAACTCGAAGGAACTCAGGCAACCCTCACTGATATTTTCGATGAAGAGGCGGGGCTGGCCGTAACCAATGTTGATGATGTTGAAGAGGTTACCAACTACCTGCAAGCGTTTAAATTCGCTCGTGGTCATCTGAGTTCTGAAAAGGGGTTACCTGTTTGCGTTCGTCTGCTGAAGGAGGCGCATCAGGTGCTGCTATCCGGTGCCAGAGGGGCAACTAAGCAGCCAGGTGAAGTTAGGGCAACCCAGAACTGGATTGGGGGGACAAGACCTGGTAACGCAGCATATGTTCCGCCGCCTGCCGACCTGGTAGGCGAGCTGTTGTCTGATCTCGAAAAATTTATCCATGAGCCGAATCCATCCTTGCCACCTTTGGTGCGAATTGCACTGGTGCATGCTCAGTTCGAAACTATTCACCCGTTTCTCGATGGGAATGGGCGAATTGGCCGCTTGTTAATAGCCATGCTGCTGGAAGAGTGGAAGTTGTTGCGGGAGCCACTGCTGTACGTTTCAGGGTACCTGAAACAACACCAGGCGCATTATTACCATTGTCTGACAGAGGTCAGAAGCAATGGGAACTGGGAGCAATGGGTTGAATTTTTCCTTGAAGCAGTTCAGCTGTCCGCAGAAGAAGCAGAGCAGAGCATCATCAGAATTGCCACACTGATTGCTGATGACAGAAAAAAGGCTCTTGCTATGCCGACAACATCACTCCATACCATGCGTCTGTTTGAGTTTTTGCCCACAATGCCAAAGCTGACTGTCGATCGTGCCGTTGAATTATTAAATGTATCCTTCCCAACAGCCAATGCTGCTGTACAGGGTCTCGTTACTGCCGGAATTCTGCGTGAAACGACGGGAAAAACACGCGGAAGAAGCTATGTGTACCATGATTACGTGGAGATTTTGCGTAACGATTAA